A region of the Bacteroidota bacterium genome:
TCAAAGGAAAGAGCCAAAGCGGTATACAGTTATCTCGTTGAAAAAGGAATTGATGAAAACAGATTATCTTACAAAGGCTATGGAGAAACCGAGCCGATTGAAAGTAATAATACAGACGAAGGAAGAGCCAAAAACAGACGCACCGAGTTTAAGATTACCGGGGTTTAGAATTGTTATTCTGTTTCACTTTTGTAATATTTTTTTTCAATCCTTCAAATTTTGATCTTCGAATAGGTGTGCCATTGAAGTATTTTTCAAATTCTTCTTCTGTTAGATTTTCCCAGTCCTTGTCAGTTGCATTTTTAATGAAATCAGAGATTTGGAATTTTGCTTCATCAGTTTTGGGTGCTTTTCTATTCCAAGGACAAACTTCCTGGCAAATATCACATCCAAAAATCCAGTTTTTATTTTCTATTGAAAAATCCAGTTTTTCAGCGTCTTCAATTGTTTGATAAGAAATGCATTTGCTGGCATCTAACTGATAGGGTTTGCTAATATCAAGTGCATTGGTCGGACAAGCTCTTAGGCATGCTGTACATCGCTCGCAATGATCGGCATCCGCTTTGTCATAAATCAATTCAAGATCAATCAGGATTTCTCCAATAAAGGTATAGGAGCCAATGTCTGGATGAATGAGCATGGTGTTCTTGCCAATCCAACCCAAACCTGATTGTTGTGCCCATCTTCTTTCCAGAACAGGTGCTGAGTCAACGAATATTCTTGCCTTGCTTTGACCAACTTTTTCTTCAATATCAGTAAGCAGGAGTTTAAGTTTCTTCTTTAGGATTTTATGGTAGTCTTTTCCATACGCATATTTTGAAATCTTATATTTCGTATCTGTA
Encoded here:
- the queG gene encoding tRNA epoxyqueuosine(34) reductase QueG; the encoded protein is MLNLKELSDFIKDKALELGFSACGISKADYLKSDSTFYTDWINSKKHGNMTYLNRNVEKRLDPTKLHEGTKSIVSVLYNYYPEKFQNTDTKYKISKYAYGKDYHKILKKKLKLLLTDIEEKVGQSKARIFVDSAPVLERRWAQQSGLGWIGKNTMLIHPDIGSYTFIGEILIDLELIYDKADADHCERCTACLRACPTNALDISKPYQLDASKCISYQTIEDAEKLDFSIENKNWIFGCDICQEVCPWNRKAPKTDEAKFQISDFIKNATDKDWENLTEEEFEKYFNGTPIRRSKFEGLKKNITKVKQNNNSKPR